The Acetivibrio saccincola genome window below encodes:
- a CDS encoding LysM peptidoglycan-binding domain-containing protein: MFNTSVEELARFNKIQNVNLIVVGQVIKIPKANSAPVNNTLTDNNSISTGNVNVDKFLSIASGEFGYAEKGVNITKYGEWYGMNGEAWCVMFISWCADQAGILGDVVPKAAHAFYMKCGYMDKGNYRTRESGYIPKAGDTIIFSEGLEHVDNVSQEKRNYKHGGIVVAYDPETQTVYTIEGNAGNEVRYRAYNLNHIEIDGYGINGGTTYGQIPSNVSIGYMGTQ; this comes from the coding sequence ATGTTCAATACAAGCGTAGAGGAATTAGCAAGATTTAATAAAATACAAAATGTGAATTTAATTGTTGTAGGGCAAGTAATAAAAATACCAAAAGCCAACAGTGCTCCGGTTAATAATACACTAACCGACAATAATTCAATATCAACCGGAAATGTAAATGTTGATAAATTCCTTTCTATAGCTTCCGGTGAATTTGGATATGCAGAGAAAGGAGTGAATATAACAAAATATGGAGAATGGTATGGCATGAATGGTGAAGCTTGGTGCGTTATGTTCATATCTTGGTGCGCAGACCAGGCAGGTATCCTGGGAGATGTTGTTCCAAAAGCGGCCCATGCCTTTTATATGAAATGTGGATACATGGATAAAGGAAATTACAGGACAAGAGAATCCGGATACATTCCTAAAGCAGGAGATACAATTATATTTTCAGAAGGACTTGAGCATGTGGATAATGTATCTCAAGAAAAGAGAAATTACAAACATGGTGGAATAGTGGTGGCATATGATCCTGAAACGCAAACAGTATATACTATTGAGGGGAATGCAGGCAATGAAGTAAGATATAGAGCATATAACTTAAATCATATTGAGATTGATGGATATGGAATAAACGGAGGAACTACATATGGACAGATACCTTCTAATGTATCAATTGGTTATATGGGAACGCAGTAA
- a CDS encoding WXG100 family type VII secretion target → MAEFKVTPEMLKSTSSSLKNINSRFRSVMEGIETDMRAMKQKWDSEAADTFLAKFEKFKSNLEGYYQVVESYSKFLEETAQAYSESDKSINNLTANLFA, encoded by the coding sequence ATGGCTGAATTTAAAGTTACGCCGGAAATGCTAAAATCAACATCATCAAGTTTAAAAAATATAAATTCAAGATTCAGATCCGTAATGGAAGGTATAGAAACAGATATGAGAGCTATGAAGCAAAAGTGGGACAGTGAGGCTGCAGATACATTCTTAGCAAAGTTTGAAAAATTTAAGAGCAATCTTGAAGGTTATTATCAGGTGGTGGAATCATATTCAAAATTCTTAGAAGAAACAGCACAAGCATACTCAGAATCTGATAAATCAATTAATAATTTAACTGCAAACCTTTTTGCATAA
- a CDS encoding WXG100 family type VII secretion target: protein MSRAITVTPEELKRTANSVEGKTKEYVSLYNKLYSEVDSMSKSWSGEANRAYAGQIEGFRKEFENLKKVLENYTALLRESARVYGQTETNIRDSAKKLITGR from the coding sequence ATGAGCAGAGCAATTACAGTTACACCGGAGGAGTTGAAAAGGACAGCCAATTCAGTAGAGGGCAAGACAAAGGAGTATGTGAGTTTATATAATAAACTCTACAGTGAAGTGGATTCAATGTCAAAAAGCTGGTCCGGGGAAGCAAACAGGGCTTATGCAGGACAGATAGAAGGATTCCGTAAGGAGTTTGAAAATTTAAAAAAAGTCCTTGAAAACTACACAGCACTATTAAGAGAATCAGCAAGAGTGTATGGACAGACAGAGACAAACATAAGAGACAGTGCTAAAAAACTTATAACAGGAAGATAG
- a CDS encoding peptidoglycan-binding protein: protein MSYMSIDLDSLKDIEKRVGSLSKSLEQIKNSLSTVRRNIDSTVRNRSGIDSSMSSLIREVGERERIMNNVKQFLKETIKQYEDMEKELRRESDRIIENSTPKTGIIKSILNGLKSIGKKLGNLLKTIAKNSILLSPIIIGTAVRSIGKMLIERGFIITNKPIEIVKRDDIGLPILNGILSYNPDEYSPYVALLQKRLIELGYGDGLEVTGKFDSKTLDAVNRYKEDYGLWNFGEYEGKVGETTWNHLFKNQKVPYLTIDNVEKDGMGIPVLSGILSYNPWEYSIYVVFLQKRLIELGYGDGLEVNGIFDSKTLEAVNRYKEDYGLWNHDEYEGKVGETTWNHLFKNQKVPYIKGTNEFYPAENSTQNNSVSNSFKYNWTGKCVTEEFKEKVLEISKKLKINPDDLMAVIAFESNFDPSARNPASDATGLIQFIPSTAERLGTTVEELKNMSAIQQLDYVYEYLKTYSGRMNDIYDVYMAVFLPIAVGKDNNYVLGVKGSEECFPGTDLTKGKVYKNNSGLDINKDGIITKEEAIQRVIAKRNQYEIINSVNEPTGNDSRTGDTKIKENSNYNVTNTVAYQAVVPKYVYESGERTPEAYNLLIDQFMVETNPRYKPRNGATFCNIYAWDVSVAMGVELPRFVEINEIGNLEDATGKAIGRNLGSGYILYQDVANANATELDANRLATWLDAQGANYGWREISAEEAQRRANQGYMTISVVKEPGGIGHVQVVRPTPDGSDYDPSKGVYISQAGGSSAIKNGVYFLEHYKSESYYNRYKFYTHD from the coding sequence ATGTCATATATGTCTATTGACTTAGATTCTTTAAAAGATATTGAGAAAAGAGTCGGTTCCCTTTCAAAAAGCCTTGAACAGATAAAGAACAGTCTTTCTACCGTAAGGAGAAATATAGATTCGACAGTCCGGAACAGAAGCGGGATAGACAGCAGTATGTCAAGCCTTATCAGAGAAGTCGGCGAAAGAGAACGTATAATGAATAATGTAAAACAATTTTTAAAAGAAACAATTAAGCAATATGAAGATATGGAAAAGGAGCTTAGAAGAGAATCAGACAGAATAATTGAAAACAGCACTCCAAAGACCGGTATAATAAAAAGCATATTAAACGGTTTAAAATCAATTGGTAAAAAACTAGGAAATCTTTTAAAGACAATTGCAAAAAATTCAATACTTTTAAGTCCTATAATAATTGGAACGGCAGTACGTTCAATAGGAAAAATGCTGATAGAGAGAGGTTTTATAATAACCAATAAACCAATTGAAATTGTAAAAAGAGATGATATAGGTTTACCGATATTAAATGGAATATTAAGCTATAATCCGGATGAGTATAGCCCATATGTGGCGCTTTTGCAGAAAAGGTTAATTGAACTGGGCTATGGGGACGGTCTTGAAGTCACCGGTAAATTTGACTCAAAGACACTTGATGCGGTAAACAGATATAAAGAGGATTATGGACTTTGGAATTTTGGTGAGTATGAAGGCAAGGTGGGAGAAACTACCTGGAATCATTTATTTAAAAATCAGAAAGTACCTTATCTTACAATTGACAATGTAGAAAAAGATGGTATGGGTATACCGGTTTTAAGCGGCATACTAAGCTATAATCCATGGGAATATAGCATTTATGTAGTATTTTTACAAAAAAGATTAATTGAATTAGGGTATGGAGACGGTTTAGAGGTAAATGGAATATTTGACTCAAAAACACTTGAAGCGGTAAACAGATATAAAGAGGATTATGGACTTTGGAATCATGACGAATATGAAGGCAAGGTAGGAGAGACAACCTGGAATCATTTATTTAAAAATCAAAAAGTTCCGTATATAAAAGGAACAAATGAATTTTATCCTGCAGAAAATTCTACTCAGAATAACAGTGTTTCAAACAGTTTTAAATATAACTGGACCGGTAAGTGCGTTACTGAAGAGTTTAAAGAAAAGGTTCTTGAAATAAGCAAAAAACTAAAAATTAATCCGGATGATTTAATGGCAGTTATTGCTTTTGAATCTAACTTTGATCCATCAGCTCGTAATCCTGCTTCAGATGCCACCGGGCTGATTCAGTTTATACCTTCAACAGCTGAGAGATTAGGAACAACGGTAGAAGAACTGAAGAATATGTCAGCAATTCAACAGTTGGATTATGTATATGAGTATCTAAAGACATACTCAGGAAGAATGAATGATATATACGATGTTTATATGGCTGTATTTTTGCCTATAGCAGTTGGAAAAGACAATAATTATGTACTTGGAGTTAAAGGTTCAGAAGAGTGTTTTCCCGGTACAGACTTAACAAAAGGTAAAGTTTATAAAAACAATTCAGGTTTAGACATTAACAAGGACGGTATTATAACGAAAGAAGAAGCAATTCAAAGGGTGATAGCTAAAAGGAATCAATATGAAATAATAAATTCTGTAAATGAACCAACCGGAAATGACAGTAGAACAGGGGATACAAAAATAAAAGAAAACTCAAATTATAATGTTACAAATACTGTAGCATATCAAGCGGTAGTGCCAAAATATGTATATGAATCAGGAGAGAGGACACCGGAAGCATATAATTTATTGATAGATCAGTTTATGGTTGAAACAAATCCCAGATATAAACCAAGAAACGGAGCTACGTTCTGCAATATATATGCATGGGATGTTTCAGTTGCAATGGGAGTCGAATTGCCAAGGTTTGTAGAAATTAATGAAATAGGAAATTTGGAGGATGCAACCGGTAAAGCTATTGGACGAAACCTTGGCAGTGGATATATATTATATCAAGATGTTGCAAATGCAAATGCGACAGAGCTTGATGCAAATAGGCTGGCAACTTGGTTAGATGCTCAGGGTGCAAATTATGGATGGAGAGAAATCAGTGCAGAAGAAGCTCAAAGAAGGGCTAATCAAGGATATATGACAATATCAGTAGTAAAAGAACCAGGAGGCATAGGTCATGTTCAAGTAGTCAGACCTACTCCGGACGGAAGTGATTATGATCCGAGCAAAGGAGTTTATATATCGCAGGCAGGTGGAAGTTCAGCAATTAAAAACGGTGTTTATTTTCTTGAACATTATAAAAGTGAGAGTTATTATAATAGATATAAGTTTTATACACATGATTAA
- a CDS encoding WXG100 family type VII secretion target — translation MSRAITVTPEELTRTANSVEGKTKEYVSLYNKLYSEVDSMSKSWSGEANRAYAGQIEGFRKEFENLKKVLENYTALLRESARVYGQTETNIRDSAKKLITGR, via the coding sequence ATGAGCAGAGCAATTACAGTTACACCGGAGGAGTTGACAAGGACAGCCAATTCAGTAGAAGGTAAGACAAAGGAGTATGTTAGTTTATATAATAAACTTTACAGTGAAGTGGATTCAATGTCAAAAAGCTGGTCCGGGGAAGCAAACAGGGCTTATGCAGGACAGATAGAAGGATTCCGTAAGGAGTTTGAAAATTTAAAAAAAGTCCTTGAAAACTACACAGCACTATTAAGGGAATCAGCAAGAGTGTATGGACAGACAGAGACAAACATAAGAGACAGTGCTAAAAAACTTATAACAGGAAGATAG
- a CDS encoding reverse transcriptase domain-containing protein has translation METKLTRYEQDFLDFSYGFRPNRSCHDALRAINKTIIKDKINYIVDADIKGFFNNVDHEWMMKFIGHRIANPNIKRLIVRFLKAGIMGRGRFEATDKGTAQGSVVSPILANIYLHHYYGITDNYPMLQQFKYEVIKILFKWLNRRSQRRSFTKEKFQKYLRLNPLPNRKIYVNIMG, from the coding sequence ATGGAAACGAAATTGACAAGATATGAGCAAGATTTTCTTGACTTTTCTTATGGTTTCAGACCAAACAGGAGCTGTCATGATGCGCTGAGAGCAATAAACAAAACAATTATAAAAGATAAGATAAACTATATAGTTGATGCAGATATAAAAGGATTCTTCAACAACGTTGACCATGAATGGATGATGAAGTTTATAGGACACAGGATAGCAAACCCAAACATAAAAAGGCTGATAGTGAGATTTCTAAAAGCAGGGATAATGGGGAGAGGTAGATTTGAAGCAACAGACAAGGGTACAGCCCAGGGTTCAGTAGTTTCACCGATATTGGCAAACATATATCTTCATCACTATTACGGAATTACGGACAATTATCCGATGTTGCAGCAATTTAAATATGAAGTGATAAAGATATTATTTAAGTGGCTGAACAGAAGGAGTCAAAGGAGAAGTTTTACAAAAGAAAAATTCCAGAAATACCTTAGGTTAAATCCACTTCCGAATCGGAAAATTTATGTGAACATAATGGGTTAA
- a CDS encoding peptidoglycan-binding domain-containing protein — MSYMSIDINSLKDIEKRVNSLSKSIEKIKSSLSSVRSNIDSTVRNRSGIDSSMSSLIREVGERERIMNNVKQFLNEAVKQYEDMEKELRRESDRIIANSAPKTGIIKSILNGLKSIGKRLGNLLKTIAKNSILLSPIIIGTAVRSIGKMLIERGFIITNKPIEIVKRDDIGLPILNGILSYNPDEYSPYVVLLQKRLIELGYGDGLEVNGIFNSDTLEAVNRYKEDYGLWNFGEYEGKVGETTWNHLFNNQKVPYLTIDNVERDSMGIPVFNSILSYNPWEYNIYVVFLQKRLIELGYGDDIEVNGIFDSKTLEAVNRYKEDYGLWNHDEYEGKVGETTWNHLFKNQKVPFIGGINEHDSNKNQNIDVSETLEFIETAAKIISENESRGYGTVNRKDGTGSPSAPYSLSIGRLQWYGVRAHDLLKKIKDKNPEQAKQILTGTTIYEELMQDRSVFISRPLNEKEAEAVSKLLTTPEGIEVQNETMINDVGDYIRVGKNWGITDARALLYFADLYNQSPKSTKAIVEKVQANGEVTLEALHKAALEDSTMGVYKERRNVTYEKALLYDGAGNKSEVGAISNSNKNKQQETSSGNDTASVQLI, encoded by the coding sequence ATGTCATACATGTCTATTGATATTAATTCTTTAAAAGATATAGAAAAAAGGGTTAATTCTCTTTCAAAAAGCATTGAAAAGATAAAGAGCAGTCTTTCTTCCGTAAGAAGCAATATAGATTCGACAGTTCGGAACAGAAGCGGGATAGACAGCAGTATGTCAAGCCTTATCAGAGAAGTTGGCGAAAGAGAACGTATAATGAATAATGTAAAGCAATTTTTAAATGAAGCGGTTAAACAATATGAAGATATGGAAAAAGAACTTAGAAGAGAATCAGACAGAATAATTGCAAACAGTGCTCCAAAGACCGGTATAATAAAAAGCATATTAAACGGTTTAAAATCAATTGGTAAAAGACTAGGAAATCTTTTAAAGACAATTGCAAAAAATTCAATACTTTTAAGTCCTATAATAATTGGAACGGCAGTCCGTTCAATAGGAAAAATGCTGATAGAGAGAGGTTTTATAATAACCAATAAACCAATTGAAATTGTAAAAAGAGATGATATAGGTTTACCGATATTAAACGGAATATTAAGTTATAATCCGGATGAGTATAGCCCATATGTGGTACTTTTGCAGAAAAGATTAATTGAGCTGGGGTATGGGGACGGTCTTGAAGTCAATGGTATATTTAATTCAGATACACTTGAGGCGGTAAACAGGTATAAAGAGGATTATGGGCTTTGGAACTTTGGTGAGTATGAAGGTAAGGTGGGGGAAACTACCTGGAATCATTTATTTAATAATCAGAAGGTACCTTATCTTACAATTGACAATGTAGAAAGAGATAGCATGGGTATACCGGTTTTTAACAGCATACTAAGCTATAATCCATGGGAATATAACATTTATGTAGTATTTCTGCAAAAAAGGTTAATTGAATTAGGATACGGAGATGATATAGAAGTAAATGGAATATTTGACTCAAAGACACTTGAAGCGGTAAACAGATATAAAGAGGATTATGGACTTTGGAATCATGACGAATATGAAGGCAAGGTAGGAGAAACCACCTGGAATCATTTATTTAAAAATCAGAAGGTACCTTTTATAGGTGGAATAAATGAACATGATTCAAATAAAAATCAAAATATAGATGTAAGTGAAACACTTGAGTTTATAGAAACAGCGGCAAAGATAATAAGTGAAAATGAAAGTCGTGGGTACGGAACTGTTAACCGTAAAGACGGGACCGGTTCACCATCAGCACCGTATTCCTTGAGTATTGGTAGATTACAATGGTATGGTGTAAGAGCACATGATTTACTGAAAAAGATAAAAGACAAAAATCCAGAACAGGCTAAACAAATTTTAACAGGTACTACTATTTATGAAGAACTTATGCAGGACAGGAGTGTTTTTATAAGCCGTCCTTTAAATGAAAAAGAAGCTGAGGCAGTTTCAAAATTATTAACTACTCCTGAGGGAATAGAAGTTCAAAACGAAACAATGATTAATGATGTGGGCGATTACATTAGGGTCGGAAAAAATTGGGGAATAACTGATGCAAGAGCTTTATTGTATTTTGCAGATTTATACAATCAAAGCCCGAAAAGTACTAAAGCAATTGTAGAAAAAGTCCAAGCTAATGGAGAAGTTACTTTAGAAGCCCTTCATAAAGCAGCACTGGAAGACAGCACAATGGGTGTGTATAAGGAAAGAAGAAATGTAACTTATGAAAAAGCTTTACTGTATGATGGTGCAGGAAATAAGTCTGAAGTAGGAGCTATTAGTAATAGCAACAAAAACAAACAGCAGGAAACGTCTTCGGGAAATGATACAGCAAGTGTGCAGCTAATATAA
- a CDS encoding DUF5991 domain-containing protein, whose translation MFKKCILCFATLIIGMFIGIAGSQLYENSKRPVMITGENERTGEKEDVPGENENILTPDENDLENDLLDENKNEREKYRKILVGAGGWHRSPSMTAAYGDYYIFSEDGTFIFKYSLADEERRVIDISGNWEIINGDLLHLTIMKKTIREGGEFIPGSPSSLTGYSLVNSTTVKVDVEPYEEVIYPLRDLEIDEPSPAPLMLKIGGVQYWKWGGTADETLVMEQTNEEPDIDSEIQVWEGVLEFSESAPPDQSLFYTIKIYKENNEYYGDISIDGFQTMNRIRTKAVGDKNSVNLVFDTYLPDNVGERYEKGDILLSLERKDQKVYTSWGKLQPMFQENKQSGEVYFEYR comes from the coding sequence ATGTTCAAAAAGTGTATATTATGTTTCGCAACACTTATCATAGGAATGTTTATTGGCATAGCAGGAAGTCAGCTATATGAAAATTCAAAAAGACCCGTAATGATTACCGGTGAAAATGAAAGAACAGGAGAAAAGGAAGATGTACCGGGGGAAAATGAAAATATTTTAACCCCGGATGAAAATGATTTAGAAAATGATTTATTAGATGAAAATAAAAATGAAAGGGAAAAATACAGAAAAATTTTAGTAGGTGCAGGTGGCTGGCATAGAAGCCCTTCTATGACGGCAGCATATGGTGACTACTACATTTTTTCTGAAGACGGTACTTTTATATTTAAATACAGCTTAGCAGATGAGGAAAGACGTGTTATTGACATTTCAGGAAATTGGGAAATTATAAACGGCGATTTATTACATTTAACCATTATGAAAAAAACAATTAGGGAAGGTGGTGAATTTATACCAGGAAGTCCGTCTTCATTAACGGGGTATTCTTTGGTTAATTCCACCACTGTAAAAGTGGATGTGGAACCGTATGAAGAAGTTATATACCCGTTGAGAGACTTGGAAATTGATGAACCTTCTCCTGCTCCGTTAATGCTTAAAATAGGAGGGGTGCAGTATTGGAAATGGGGCGGTACAGCTGATGAAACATTAGTCATGGAACAAACAAATGAAGAACCAGATATTGACTCAGAAATACAAGTGTGGGAAGGTGTACTTGAGTTTTCTGAATCTGCTCCTCCCGACCAAAGTTTGTTTTACACAATAAAGATTTACAAAGAAAATAATGAATATTATGGCGATATAAGTATTGACGGTTTTCAAACAATGAATAGGATAAGAACAAAAGCGGTAGGGGATAAAAATTCTGTTAATCTGGTATTTGACACATACTTACCCGACAATGTGGGTGAAAGGTATGAAAAAGGGGATATTTTGCTGAGTTTGGAAAGAAAGGATCAGAAAGTTTATACTTCATGGGGAAAGTTACAGCCAATGTTTCAGGAAAATAAACAATCGGGAGAGGTTTATTTTGAATATCGATAA
- a CDS encoding WXG100 family type VII secretion target → MAEFKVTPEMLKSTSSSLKNINSRFRSVMEGIETDMRAMKQKWDSEAADTFLAKFEKFKSNLEGYYQVVESYSKFLEETAQAYSESDKSINNLTANLFA, encoded by the coding sequence ATGGCTGAATTTAAAGTTACGCCGGAAATGCTAAAATCAACATCATCAAGTTTAAAAAATATAAATTCAAGATTCAGATCCGTAATGGAAGGTATAGAAACAGATATGAGAGCTATGAAGCAAAAGTGGGACAGTGAGGCTGCAGATACATTCTTAGCAAAGTTTGAAAAATTTAAGAGCAATCTTGAAGGTTATTATCAGGTGGTGGAATCATATTCAAAATTCTTAGAAGAAACAGCACAAGCATACTCAGAATCTGATAAATCAATTAATAACTTAACAGCAAATCTTTTTGCATAA
- a CDS encoding DUF5704 domain-containing protein, which translates to MPQLENSQGDFNNNPDFEESIREGLKLISRIRNGEIYDFPEHRLDEREWHQYVHVYQPPTSVSWGSGIMFHMTSDGRIWYLSVPMAPLEPDELPPPDTGSINASLRVVNVTPERLADGERGVRVTLDSSGSTAVLNDENVAITARRYFDDFGNEYPTTNNTFVFPVDYAQPGSFITLKVRVFSQDLYNAGLRAEDETSVTIHIGREREIEIDGRGVLAADVRGSEKFDVLRGIPGTESLYANITDVPAYLADVEYRPVSDKVEYTVEVRRTYNLRWEVDNGHYRNIRDENGFIVRQEWIPNWVTRTDSQTITRTYTVEREYLYYLIDHLEVYGLENAVIRNGCLPNGSITLTPRGYAPPKVEIDRNNSNYFTNASTRKSALPDGATMRLRPDGQSSNVTVNKNSSRDYVIDPGYTIVIELPDVSLNGGRGGRPSTPYISQNEWRGIAEGAIWYVRVRNDKLVIDGHTVSDNRWRNGFTDEPAELPSAGSIGKDVLFEHKGTVPNKELTIKANTPNGVYESSGEINYVRVTNINGSRERITNEIDVNPVIVHTPVECAPAVKDDRGFNQEINADRSRSSLILGRPSTLTIPIVGRYMNLPGYNRNYANYIREIQVRFPFDIYLGQNKNGTYLKAGTWHTIRESQIDGSGNEVRLDFFLPEWVDEGNYNVEVKVFAVNSEPDDGRVQRRENSERRNNVPVNYVAENTVPVRVIGRVYGFRITDINDYPRWREVFRTGQNTSEHTGNYYSAGDNDENGRKKRDAGRFTLPILNGSHTGAVNLGVLKSGYKFYFELNTVGNHFTEDDFVSIIPEFRYVKKDGTGWKRVDLWYMQRIDGKDKFIKVGSEEDRKNRKTMQLGDSYRNVPAKEIKDTSSILGVSESTLRNQDAYTGWYGRIVLSWKSRTFVGDDTNLPYGVDSEKAKKSVQKWYGEYGIPNAVYVCEAGRDVIKELSKTGKSIEEYDGWLKDGYIVVNFNIEVQRRIVGRDGNYDIELLSYSSENCNMWEIEGLKDRKVDSAGKVFDIKPGDVVFYYTDERSTDDYRVR; encoded by the coding sequence ATGCCTCAATTAGAAAACTCACAAGGTGATTTTAATAATAATCCGGATTTTGAAGAAAGCATCCGAGAAGGCTTAAAGCTTATATCACGCATAAGAAACGGCGAAATATATGATTTCCCGGAGCATAGGCTGGATGAAAGAGAGTGGCATCAATACGTACACGTATATCAGCCGCCTACAAGTGTAAGCTGGGGCAGCGGGATTATGTTTCATATGACAAGTGACGGACGTATTTGGTATCTTTCGGTGCCAATGGCACCTTTAGAACCGGATGAACTACCTCCACCGGATACAGGCTCTATAAACGCAAGCCTTAGGGTTGTCAATGTAACTCCCGAAAGGCTTGCAGACGGGGAAAGAGGTGTGAGGGTCACCCTTGATTCAAGCGGTTCAACGGCTGTATTAAATGACGAAAACGTAGCAATAACAGCCCGTAGATACTTTGATGATTTTGGCAATGAATATCCTACAACCAATAATACATTTGTTTTTCCCGTTGACTATGCACAGCCGGGTTCATTTATAACCCTTAAGGTAAGGGTATTCAGCCAGGATTTATATAATGCTGGACTTAGGGCAGAAGATGAAACAAGTGTAACCATACATATCGGAAGAGAAAGAGAAATTGAAATTGATGGCAGAGGTGTATTGGCTGCTGATGTAAGGGGGAGCGAAAAGTTTGATGTACTAAGGGGAATACCCGGTACAGAAAGCCTTTACGCAAATATCACAGATGTTCCGGCATATTTGGCGGATGTGGAATACAGGCCGGTAAGTGATAAAGTTGAATACACAGTGGAAGTAAGGCGTACATACAATCTACGCTGGGAAGTTGACAATGGACATTACAGAAATATTCGTGACGAAAACGGATTTATTGTAAGACAGGAATGGATTCCAAACTGGGTGACCAGAACTGACAGCCAGACCATTACAAGGACATATACAGTTGAAAGGGAATATCTGTACTATTTAATTGACCATTTGGAGGTTTACGGTCTTGAAAATGCGGTAATCAGAAACGGATGTTTGCCTAACGGTTCTATTACCCTTACACCAAGAGGATATGCTCCTCCGAAAGTTGAAATTGACAGGAACAATTCAAACTATTTTACAAATGCATCAACAAGAAAGTCAGCTTTGCCTGACGGTGCCACCATGAGACTGAGGCCGGATGGACAGAGCAGCAATGTTACCGTTAACAAAAACAGTTCAAGGGACTATGTAATTGATCCTGGTTACACAATTGTAATTGAGTTGCCGGATGTTTCACTAAACGGTGGAAGAGGAGGAAGGCCAAGTACTCCTTATATTTCTCAAAATGAGTGGAGAGGAATAGCAGAAGGAGCCATTTGGTATGTAAGAGTTAGAAATGACAAGTTGGTAATTGACGGACATACCGTTTCAGACAACAGATGGAGAAACGGATTTACAGATGAACCTGCGGAACTTCCTTCTGCAGGCAGTATAGGAAAAGATGTTTTATTTGAACACAAAGGAACGGTTCCAAACAAAGAACTTACAATAAAAGCTAATACACCAAACGGTGTGTATGAGAGCAGCGGAGAAATAAACTATGTGAGAGTTACAAACATAAACGGCAGCAGAGAAAGAATAACAAATGAAATTGATGTAAATCCGGTAATAGTACATACTCCTGTTGAATGTGCTCCTGCCGTAAAAGATGACAGAGGTTTTAACCAGGAGATAAATGCTGATAGAAGCAGATCGTCTTTAATACTTGGAAGACCGTCAACCCTGACAATCCCAATAGTGGGAAGATACATGAATTTGCCGGGGTATAATAGAAATTATGCAAACTACATAAGGGAGATACAGGTAAGATTCCCCTTTGACATTTATTTAGGTCAAAATAAAAACGGAACTTACTTAAAAGCAGGTACGTGGCATACCATAAGGGAAAGTCAGATAGACGGCTCCGGAAATGAAGTTAGATTGGACTTTTTCCTTCCTGAATGGGTGGACGAAGGAAACTACAATGTTGAAGTAAAAGTGTTTGCAGTAAATTCAGAACCTGATGACGGAAGGGTTCAGAGAAGGGAAAATTCAGAAAGAAGAAATAACGTACCGGTAAACTATGTAGCGGAAAATACCGTTCCGGTAAGAGTCATAGGCCGTGTTTACGGATTTAGGATAACAGATATAAATGACTATCCAAGATGGAGGGAAGTATTTAGAACAGGTCAAAATACATCAGAGCACACAGGCAACTACTACAGTGCCGGTGATAATGACGAAAACGGCAGGAAGAAGAGGGATGCAGGAAGATTTACACTGCCTATACTAAACGGAAGCCACACAGGTGCCGTTAATTTAGGAGTGCTAAAATCAGGATATAAATTCTATTTTGAGCTTAACACAGTAGGCAATCACTTTACGGAAGATGATTTTGTAAGCATAATACCGGAGTTTAGGTATGTGAAAAAAGACGGAACGGGATGGAAGAGGGTAGACCTTTGGTACATGCAGAGAATTGACGGAAAGGACAAGTTTATAAAAGTAGGAAGTGAGGAAGACCGGAAAAACAGAAAGACAATGCAGCTGGGAGATTCTTACCGCAATGTACCTGCAAAAGAAATAAAAGATACAAGCAGTATTTTAGGAGTATCTGAGAGCACATTGAGAAATCAGGATGCATACACCGGCTGGTACGGAAGGATTGTACTGTCCTGGAAGTCAAGGACCTTTGTAGGAGATGATACAAATCTGCCATATGGAGTTGACAGTGAGAAAGCAAAGAAATCCGTACAAAAATGGTACGGTGAATACGGAATACCTAATGCAGTGTATGTATGTGAAGCAGGAAGGGATGTTATAAAAGAACTGTCTAAGACGGGTAAAAGCATAGAAGAGTATGACGGATGGCTAAAGGACGGATACATAGTTGTAAACTTTAATATTGAAGTTCAAAGAAGAATAGTGGGAAGAGACGGAAATTACGACATAGAATTACTAAGCTATTCTTCAGAAAATTGCAATATGTGGGAAATAGAAGGTCTAAAGGACAGAAAGGTTGACAGCGCAGGAAAAGTCTTTGATATTAAGCCGGGAGATGTAGTATTTTACTACACGGATGAGAGGTCTACAGATGACTACAGGGTAAGGTAA